ATTGTTCTTAACTCTATATGGAAAAAAGCTGGTACATTGTATCATATCAAAACTAGTACAACGTTTGCAGGTTTTGGCAAGAAAATCATTTAAACTTGGTCTGTGGTCATTTTCTGCTAAAACATTTTATGTTCCCACTAAGATTattttataaatctctcatactgCATATACtttattatcacaagatattgcattagaccTTTTTATCAACTATTTTtgtagtaattatgacaggttttgtactccttttttgaacatatatttaaatatatatatatatatatatatatatatatatatatatatatatatatatatatatatatatatgatagaaggattaattgaactgaTCTTAAACTGGgccagtggggggcactccctgcagaaaacaaaaaatatatataataattacataattaataacAACTTGTTTAATCTGAACAAAATggttgtcatttaaaagcttagaatctgaactttacaATAAATATAGCTGAtcttaccaattcttaaataatgatttttaatgtgctgacaaataagaaccgTTTCATTCTCATCAATTGCAAATTTGTTACAACAACAATTATATTggtgaaaatataaaaaagataagatagccatgtgttatatatctttggaaaggtctcaattagtagaatgcaatgagcaaatttgtttcactcagcagccaaactgcagtgagtattagtgtatgaaatttccACTGACACATAAATATAACAAACAGGagtgtcttatatatatatatataagtaaataaaatggtcaaattattattattattattttaatgttttcagataccatatgtgaacaaagtcaaggaatgttattccaataaaaaaaaaataaaaaaaactcgtAAGAAAAAAGTTgttcgggtcaaaatgaccgaaacacaacataagggttaatgaTGACATGTTACGTTTACTTAGTAAAATCCTCTCTTAATTATGTAGTTGGTGGTTGCTTGTGCATTCTAACTAATGGAGCATCTATTGAAAACGAAGACTTgtgaaaaaaaacttttcttctcACTACCCTTAGGTAACAACATGATATAATTGAGCTCGTATTGTGGTTAACATGTGAAACTCAGTCGTTAGTTAATtgtaaattcatttttttaaatgtttttatagatTATTGTAAATGTGAACACTAAAGGGTGTCCAGTATCCTCAATGCATCCTTGTCTGGTTGTTTCTCCATACTGTATATGCCATACTAGATCCCCTTCATGGCCTCCAGAAGGAAGTGGTATGATGTGTAACCCAGGCGAATGCTGCAGAAGTAAATGAACTCTAACAGGTGTGCATCAAACTATTTGTTTCTAAAGTTACTTTGCCAGTGCATGTTACTACAACGACTACTTTGAAGAGAGTGTAGTACAgtgcaaaatgtttaattatttcatATGGCATTTATATTAAACACTACATGCTGTGCTCTATAAAAGTAGGCTATATGTGAGAAATATAAATTGGTGATGGTTTGAGACATTCCTCAGTGTTCAACCAACATTCACAGTCTGGGAATATAAATCTAAGGAATTAATGGTCATGTGTTTCTGTATTTTCAGTGTGTGTGGCTGCCCTCCCAACGAGTCCACCATGCCGATTGAATTGGCCATGCAGCTTTATCTGTCAAACGAAGAGTTCTTGAACACGAGGACAGTTAAATACAGCAGGCCCTTGCGGCCATGTATACATCAGTGTCAAAGTACCAAGCTTAGTTTTAGCACACCTAGATGGCAGTCAGAATTGAATGGGGTCAGTGCACCTTTAGCGGTGCCTGGGAAGGCCAAAAAACAAGTCTCTTTTGCTGATCACAAGGGCCTTGCCTTGACGATGGTGAAGATGTTTTCTGAATTTGATGACCCCATAGACATCCCATCCAACATTGAGCAGTTTTTTACAGCTTCGCTGACTCTATCAGAGGGGAAGGACAAGTTAAGCCTTGACTTTGAGCAGCCATCTGCAGATTACTTAAAGTTTCGCCAACGTGTAGAAAACGATCACGTCTGCCTCGAGCACTGCATGCTAAAGGAAAAATCTATAGCAGGCACGGTCAAAGTCAAAAACCTTTCCTTTGAGAAGGCGGTTAAGCTTCGCATTACGTTTGATGACTGGAAGAGCTACACAGACATAGAATGCCAGTACGTTAAAGACACTTACACTGGCTCGGACCGTGACACCTTCTCGTTCGAAGCAGATTTGCCTGATCAGGTGCCTCCACATGAATGCATTGAGTTTGCCATCTGCTATGAGGTCAATGGCCTTGCAATCTGGGATAACAACCAAGGGCAGAATTACAGAATCATTCAGTCAACACTGAAGAAGAGTTCAAATGACTCAAGTGGTGGCCATCAGCGATATGGTGTGAGTGATTGGGACATTCATTTTGACCGATATGGAAGCCCCAGATGTTCACATGGAATCTTTCCCAATTGGCCAAGTTATGCTGGATATGAAGAAATTGGTCCGTATTACTAAGCGTCTACCTGTAGTGTCTACATATCCATTGGATATTGTAAAGCGAGAAATGCCTCGTAAGAAAAATTGTTCAGGGCAACCTTTCCAGCTTTCAGGAAGACTTTTCAGGAAAACCACAGCCACTTCTGTGCTGTTCTTTGGCCTCTAATTATAATGACTTCTTGGACTGTAAATCAATAAGGACACTTGAGATATTTATCGTCAATAACAATGAATAGTATTGTGCAACAGAAcatgttatatttttaaaaaaaaaaatatttactgtttATGGAGCAATGCAAATATGTAATTGAGGcaaattatgtgtttattttccAATGCCCATCAGATGCTTTGAAGCCAGTTTATTTGCAGGGTAGTATGTTCTTGATGTTGATTCTGGGGTTTGTATGGATATGTTAACAGTGCTCCAGTGCTACTGCTTTCCATGCACCTTATAAAATTGTACAGTGTTAATTGCATTCTTAACATTGTAAGTGAATCTGCAGGCCGGTATTTAAACTGTAAATGACCATAACATTTTGGTTAAAGAAATAAGCTGTTTTTCTGTCAGGTATCCAAATTGTCAGCACTGAGCATGATTTTGATATGCGGCACAGAAAGAATGATCAAGAAAACATCAGTGTTTTCCCATAAATGTGAGACCATGAAATTGGACTTCAGCCTAGGTGCATATATGCTACTTTAGCTACCttttcaaattttaatatgatgaaagaaaactAAAAGTCACTGTGTTtctgtaatttttaaataataaatatggcTTATTCTCACTGTAATTTTCTACACAACAAGATTATGATATAAGTTTTGGTTGGCAGTTAAGTTGATGtgtattgatacataatttgttCTGGGTAAAATGCACTTTAATTTCTGTTGCAATGTTTAATTTCTTATCACCCATTTTAACATTTGCGGTTTGTAATTGAATATAGATGTGTAAAAACCACTTTATGTTGTTAAAAAGTTCTTTTGGCGGTAGTTGGTATGTCCAATACATGCATTTTAAtggtttatgcattttaattttttctggtCACTGAAAACAGTAAATAAAAGCAACTGACTTCTGACTTATTTCATCTCTTTAGAAATAAAATCAATGCTCA
The DNA window shown above is from Myxocyprinus asiaticus isolate MX2 ecotype Aquarium Trade chromosome 40, UBuf_Myxa_2, whole genome shotgun sequence and carries:
- the LOC127431309 gene encoding protein phosphatase 1 regulatory subunit 3B-like, encoding MNSNSVCGCPPNESTMPIELAMQLYLSNEEFLNTRTVKYSRPLRPCIHQCQSTKLSFSTPRWQSELNGVSAPLAVPGKAKKQVSFADHKGLALTMVKMFSEFDDPIDIPSNIEQFFTASLTLSEGKDKLSLDFEQPSADYLKFRQRVENDHVCLEHCMLKEKSIAGTVKVKNLSFEKAVKLRITFDDWKSYTDIECQYVKDTYTGSDRDTFSFEADLPDQVPPHECIEFAICYEVNGLAIWDNNQGQNYRIIQSTLKKSSNDSSGGHQRYGVSDWDIHFDRYGSPRCSHGIFPNWPSYAGYEEIGPYY